The Lycium barbarum isolate Lr01 chromosome 12, ASM1917538v2, whole genome shotgun sequence genome includes a region encoding these proteins:
- the LOC132622117 gene encoding uncharacterized protein LOC132622117: MRCRDGAEEASYSKILPIFRTNCNVFILQGDAISLLNYNFQDRVENVLKYIEDGDIHRWSLLDIRELNCITNPHMYEQGWPHSDFSVNVWFLDMSLCYGFL, encoded by the exons ATGAGATGCAGGGATGGAGCAGAGGAAGCTTCATATTCCAAAATTCTACCCATTTTTCGGACAAATTGCAATGTCTTTATACTGCAG GGGGATGCTATCAGCTTGCTAAACTATAATTTTCAAGATCGAGTTGAAAATGTTCTAAAATATATAGAGGATGGAGATATTCACAGATGGAGTTTGCTTGATATTAGGGAATTGAATTGCATCACTAATCCTCATATGTATGAACAG GGCTGGCCTCACTCTGATTTTTCGGTGAACGTGTG GTTCCTGGACATGTCCCTATGCTATGGTTTTTTGTAA